One region of Phycisphaerales bacterium genomic DNA includes:
- a CDS encoding XamI family restriction endonuclease produces MATLKVNADKPHLWKADIAASVDQFNQWFMRFAPEAFRETRVETTEHVKAALLAMRDLRALDAATLKVNPKALPTLRMCTAPPLAVDRLVGLASASKSLIGSMEEGRLAKRMRAELLDENLNRVCKILTKLLDRDVFPWLAAGTEPTDQERERASTIVADRLCSAVANPIVRNAQEQRQLALIASWLDERGYRRQPHPIGKPLAEMAAGTYSFRMNVIVGESKKINIPIDAVVQPTRPQPGRLPVLIEAKSAGDFTNTNKRRKEEATKIRQLQASYGGDVVFVLFLCGYFGSDYLGYEAAEGIDWVWEHRIEDLARLGL; encoded by the coding sequence ATGGCAACCTTGAAAGTCAACGCCGACAAGCCGCACCTCTGGAAAGCCGACATCGCGGCGTCGGTGGACCAATTCAACCAGTGGTTCATGCGGTTCGCGCCTGAAGCGTTTCGCGAGACGCGCGTAGAGACGACTGAGCACGTCAAAGCGGCTCTCCTTGCCATGCGGGATCTCCGGGCGCTGGATGCCGCGACTCTCAAGGTGAATCCGAAGGCACTCCCGACGCTGCGCATGTGCACCGCTCCGCCACTGGCCGTCGATCGACTCGTCGGGCTGGCGAGCGCGAGCAAATCGCTCATCGGGAGCATGGAGGAGGGCCGGCTCGCCAAACGCATGCGGGCGGAGTTGCTCGACGAGAATCTGAATCGAGTCTGCAAGATTCTCACCAAGCTGCTTGATCGTGACGTCTTCCCATGGCTCGCCGCCGGAACAGAACCGACTGATCAGGAGCGCGAGCGCGCGTCAACGATCGTCGCCGACCGGCTGTGCAGCGCCGTGGCCAATCCAATTGTCCGCAACGCTCAGGAACAGCGGCAACTTGCCCTTATTGCCAGTTGGCTTGATGAACGTGGATACCGAAGGCAGCCGCATCCCATCGGCAAGCCGCTCGCAGAAATGGCGGCCGGGACTTACTCGTTCCGCATGAACGTGATTGTCGGGGAGTCCAAGAAGATCAACATCCCGATCGATGCGGTGGTCCAACCCACGCGGCCGCAGCCCGGCCGGCTGCCGGTTTTGATCGAAGCAAAGTCGGCGGGCGACTTTACAAATACGAACAAGCGGCGTAAAGAGGAAGCGACGAAGATCCGCCAACTCCAGGCGAGCTACGGCGGCGATGTGGTTTTTGTGCTGTTCCTGTGCGGCTACTTCGGCTCCGACT
- a CDS encoding tetratricopeptide repeat protein, translating to MKLKLLVILVCAMAVALVLTSAGCAGSRSVGPYSQPKEVARNPLEAQRLTRQAAELMESDPARAETLLREALTFDLYHGPAHNNLGVLHLNRGELYEAANEFEWARKLMPGHPDPRLNLALALERAGRVDEALAACDSALQVYPGHIATTEALARLQLRYRHTDDRTHGLLEEIAMRGETEQWREWARRQLSLGGE from the coding sequence ATGAAGCTGAAACTTCTGGTCATACTCGTTTGCGCGATGGCCGTCGCGCTCGTTTTGACATCGGCGGGATGTGCTGGCAGCCGCTCCGTCGGCCCGTACAGCCAGCCGAAGGAAGTGGCTCGCAATCCGCTTGAGGCTCAGCGGCTGACTCGACAGGCGGCGGAACTGATGGAGAGCGACCCGGCGCGCGCTGAGACGTTGCTGCGCGAAGCGCTGACGTTCGACCTCTATCACGGACCAGCCCACAACAATCTGGGAGTGCTTCATCTCAATCGCGGCGAACTCTACGAAGCGGCCAACGAGTTCGAATGGGCTCGGAAACTCATGCCTGGCCACCCCGATCCGCGGCTCAACCTGGCACTCGCACTCGAGCGGGCCGGCCGGGTGGACGAAGCGCTCGCGGCGTGCGACTCGGCGTTGCAGGTCTATCCGGGCCACATCGCGACGACCGAGGCGCTGGCGCGGCTTCAACTGCGGTATCGACACACCGATGATCGGACCCACGGACTCCTTGAAGAGATTGCCATGCGCGGTGAAACCGAGCAGTGGAGGGAGTGGGCGCGGCGCCAGTTGTCTCTGGGTGGAGAGTGA